In the Nicotiana tabacum cultivar K326 chromosome 16, ASM71507v2, whole genome shotgun sequence genome, one interval contains:
- the LOC107789885 gene encoding universal stress protein PHOS34 — protein sequence MTGKLKCVIVSVDGSEESMNALNWALDNIKLKPHDPDSGEPQGSFVILHVQSPPSIAAGLNPAAIPFGGPSDIEVPAFNAAIEAHQKRITQAILNHATEICASKNANFKTQVLIGDPKEKICDAVEEMHVDLLVMGSRAFGPIKRMFLGSVSNYCSNHAQCPVIIVKGTS from the exons ATGACCGGAAAGTTGAAGTGTGTGATCGTGTCCGTTGACGGAAGTGAAGAGAGTATGAACGCCTTGAATTGGGCTCTTGACAATATCAAGCTCAAACCCCATGATCCCGATTCTGGAGAACCACAAGGTTCCTTTGTTATTCTCCACGTTCAATCTCCACCGTCTATTGCTGCTGGTCTTAATCCTGCAGCTATCCCTTTTGGTGGTCCCA GTGATATTGAGGTGCCTGCGTTTAATGCTGCGATTGAGGCACACCAAAAGCGGATCACTCAGGCCATTTTGAACCATGCCACTGAGATTTGTGCTAGTAAAAAT GCAAATTTTAAGACCCAAGTACTTATTGGGGATCCAAAGGAGAAAATTTGTGATGCTGTTGAAGAAATGCATGTTGATCTGCTAGTGATGGGTTCCCGTGCTTTTGGTCCCATTAAAAG GATGTTTCTGGGGAGTGTAAGCAACTATTGCTCAAACCATGCACAATGCCCTGTAATTATTGTTAAGGGTACTTCTTGA